In Cryptomeria japonica chromosome 10, Sugi_1.0, whole genome shotgun sequence, a genomic segment contains:
- the LOC131039217 gene encoding serine/threonine-protein kinase AFC2 has translation MAILAEYYPYFMDEHPRKRRRMTSSRDIGYYDDRAQQSVYFSQDVGNGFGNGIGSGHHGAPSYYHHNCSSSSLYSKRVTARNASPPWREDDKDGHYMFALGENLTPRYKIVRKIGEGTFGQVLECWDREGREYVAIKIVRGIEKYREAAKVEISVLREVAKYDRNGTRCVKMRNWFDYRNHTCIVFEMLGPSLYDCLRKNNYSPFPIDVVRELGRQLLESVAYMHRLNLIHTDLKPENILFVSSEYEKFPNYKNGSKRSFNSLDGTSYMKLPKKTAIKLIDFGSATFEDQDHSSIISTRHYRAPEVILGLGWSYPADIWSVGCILVELCSGETLFQTHDNLEHLAMMERVLGPMPQHIIRRAEMRSAKYFRHGTRLNFPQGASSKESIRAVKKLPRVRNLVMEHADHSAGLLIDLLEGLLKFDPLQRLKAEEALNHPFFAQEYRRF, from the exons ATGGCAATCCTTGCAGAGTATTATCCTTATTTCATGGACGAGCATCCCAGAAAGCGCCGTAGAATGACAAGTTCGCGGGACATCGGTTACTATGATGATAGG GCCCAGCAATCAGTTTATTTTAGTCAAGATGTTGGAAATGGATTTGGGAATGGAATTGGAAGTGGGCACCATGGGGCTCCCTCATATTACCACCATAATTGTTCTTCATCATCTTTGTATTCAAAACGAGTAACTGCCCGCAATGCTTCCCCTCCATGGCGTGAAGATGACAAAGATGGCCATTACATGTTTGCTCTGGGAGAAAATTTAACGCCTCGCT ACAAAATTGTCAGAAAAATAGGGGAAG GAACCTTTGGCCAGGTTTTGGAATGTTGGGACAGAGAAGGAAGGGAATATGTTGCTATAAAAATTGTTCGTGGCATAGAAAAGTACCGTGAAGCAGCAAAGGTTGAAATTAGTGTGCTTCGCGAAGTTGCCAAATATGATCGAAATGGCACAAG GTGTGTTAAGATGCGGAACTGGTTTGACTATCGCAATCACACCTGCATT GTTTTTGAGATGCTTGGGCCCAGTTTATATGATTGTCTGAGAAAAAATAATTATTCTCCATTTCCCATTGATGTTGTTAGGGAGCTTGGCAGACAGCTTTTGGAGTCTGTGGCAT ATATGCATAGATTGAATCTCATTCACACTGATTTAAAGCCAGAAAACATACTATTTGTTTCTTCTGAGTATGAGAAGTTTCCAAACTATAAG AATGGTTCAAAAAGGTCATTTAATTCTCTAGATGGAACAAGTTACATGAAGTTACCAAAGAAAACTGCCATAAAACTTATTGATTTTGGAAGTGCCACTTTTGAAGATCAGGATCATAGCTCTATAATATCTACAAGGCATTATAGGGCACCTGAAGTCATTTTAG GCCTTGGGTGGAGCTATCCTGCAGATATATGGAGCGTTGGTTGCATACTTGTAGAGCTATGCTCG GGAGAAACTCTGTTTCAGACGCATGATAATCTTGAACATCTTGCCATGATGGAAAGGGTACTAGGGCCTATGCCCCAACATATAATTCGCAGAGCAGA AATGAGATCTGCAAAATATTTTAGACATGGAACAAGATTAAATTTTCCTCAAGGAGCATCTTCAAAAGAGAGCATTAGAGCTGTCAAAAAGTTACCTCGGGTTAGG AATCTTGTAATGGAACATGCTGATCACTCTGCTGGTTTGCTCATAGACTTGCTAGAAGGACTTCTTAAATTTGATCCATTACAGCGCCTGAAAGCTGAAGAAGCTCTCAATCATCCATTCTTTGCACAAGAATATAGGAGATTTTGA